GTGAACCGGAGCTCTCTGTCCGTTCCGGCCGCGGCCGTGGAGTGAGGTAGGGATCGGATGCGATCGCAAGACAGGATCCGGGTGATGCGGATCATCGCCCGGATGAACGTCGGGGGACCCGCACGGCAGGTGTCCGCCCTGTGCCGGCACCTCGACCCGGCCCGCTTCGAACAGCGGCTCTACGTGGGCCAGGTGCAGGAGGGCGAGGCCGACTTCCTCGATCTGTGCGAGTCCGACCTGGACGCACGCGTGGTGCCGGGGCTCGGCCGGTCGGTCAGCCCGCTGGACGACCTCGGGGCGCTCACCGGGCTGGTGGCGGAGATGCGCCGGTTCCGGCCGCACATCGTGCACACCCATACCGCCAAGGCCGGCGCGCTGGGGCGCGCGGCGGCGATCCTCACCCGCCGCCCCGCGATCGTCCACACCTTCCACGGGCACCTGCTGAACGGGTATTTCTCGCCGGCCACGACCCGGCTCGTCGCCGGGCTGGAGCGGGTGCTCGCCCGGCGGTCGGAGCGGCTGCTCTCCGTGGGAGCCCGGGTCCGCGACGACCTGCTCGCTCACCGCGTCGGCCGTCCTGGCCAGTACGTCGTCATGCCCCCGGGCACCGGTGTCGGCGACGTCCCCGAGCGCGCCGTCGCCCGGCGGCGGCTCGGCCTGCCGCCGGACGTGCCGGTCGTCGCCTACGTGGGCCGGGTCACCGCCATCAAACGTCCCGACCGCTTCCTGGAGGTGGTGCGAGCGGTCCGCGCCGTCCGCGGCGACGTCCGCTTTCTCGTCTGCGGCTCGGGGGA
The window above is part of the Sphaerisporangium rubeum genome. Proteins encoded here:
- a CDS encoding glycosyltransferase, with the translated sequence MRIIARMNVGGPARQVSALCRHLDPARFEQRLYVGQVQEGEADFLDLCESDLDARVVPGLGRSVSPLDDLGALTGLVAEMRRFRPHIVHTHTAKAGALGRAAAILTRRPAIVHTFHGHLLNGYFSPATTRLVAGLERVLARRSERLLSVGARVRDDLLAHRVGRPGQYVVMPPGTGVGDVPERAVARRRLGLPPDVPVVAYVGRVTAIKRPDRFLEVVRAVRAVRGDVRFLVCGSGELSGLLADAARELGGALRILGWRAEVGEVYAACDLVLLTSDNEGMPLSLIEAGMAGVPAVATRVGSVAEVVEHEVTGLLAATDVEELSACVLRLLADEPLRRSMAEAARRRTTRLFGAARLVADTEAVYTEIARAHGWEPAGPAAASHARAEGG